In the genome of Penaeus monodon isolate SGIC_2016 chromosome 30, NSTDA_Pmon_1, whole genome shotgun sequence, the window CCCTGGAACCTGCACTTTGATGCGCTCCCAACCATCATTGTTCACCCGCACGTCCAGTGAGTGGGATGAGTGTTAGTTTGTCTTTCATGATAATTTTATGGATTTTACATTTTGTTAGATGTGTGATAAAAGTTTGTAAAGTCTATACATTAAAGATGTTTGATATTAGAATGATTTTTGCCCCTTTCTAAGATTTGACAACATATTTATCATGATTGGgattattttatgaaatttatagTTCCTTCATCCATAATGGTTTCTCTTGCCCTCCAGCAAAAGTGAGAGCAGAATTTTCGACCTGAGTCAGCAGCTGACCCCTGCAAACCTGATGTCATTCCTAGTGAGCANNNNNNNNNNNNNNNNNNNNNNNNNNNNNNNNNNCTCTGTTTGCCAAGACCAGTGCCAGGAGCAGGTCCTGCGTGCAGCCAGGCTGGCCACCACACAGCTCCACCACTCCCTCACGTCCAACACCACAAGGCTCCTGCAGGTGTTGGAGAGGATTACAAGCCTCACCAAAGGGGCAGTAGGGTCTAGGGGAAAGGAGTCTCTTCACGAGGATGCTCATTACCGTGTATTGACAGAGGCCAAAAAACTTATTGTCAGGGACATCAAGCGGCAGAGAATGAAACTCATGTACCTCAGAGAAATTCAGAGGCTGTTCTCTGTGGGatcagaggaggggaaagaggtggaggatgagagggagctTCTGCTACCAGTGGAGGGAGACCCAAGGCATCAGGGGGAGTTGTTGAGGACTCTGAACTCCCTCATGAGGAAGGGGTCCTCCGTGCCAAAAGACGTAGCCAGCCTCTCTGGCGAAGAGCCCTCTCACAAGCCCACCCATGATGAACTCTAGCCCCACGAGTGGCCTGGGGGTGTTTGTCCGTGGGAGGAAGCCACCTGTTTTACGTCTGCTGTGNNNNNNNNNNNNNNNNNNNNNNNNNNNNNNNNNNNNNNNNNNNNNNNNNNNNNNNNNNNNNNNNNNNNNNNAAGAGATTGATAGAAATAATTTGATATGTAAATATTGCTCTTACCACAATTCTGTCTCTCCTTATAGTTTATTATGAagtgtggtttggtttttgtcataggaatcatttattttttttgttcttctttttatggCCCTGAAATACTTGGNNNNNNNNNNNNNNNNNNNNNNNNNNNNNNNNNNNNTGATTATGTTTAACAAATGGTGTCTGTGATGGGGTCTTTTCCCATTTGTTTTGAAATGCAGCATTGGTattttcaaaagaagaaaaaggaaaattgatacAGAGAAATCATTTCTCACTTCTGAAAAAATACTGCACTTCACATGTGTCTTTGCATTGGCTCTAATTTTGGAGGTTCCATAGTGTTTGAGATTGTGATGTGATGACGTGCAGATAATGTGATGTTTGTGAGTGAATGAACTGATATCTTTATTTCGTAAAAGAGTTAAACATGTTAAAGAATGATGAATAGCCTGAGTTATATCGcagtttataatgataaaatctttCTAACGGGATATATTGTTCCCTCTCTTCTGCCTATTatgttttttactttgtttacctgataatgacaaaatgttTTGCTTATAGTTGTAAATCATATAGTTCTACTATTTTCATCTAAtagttttggtggtgtgttggtaaaaagaggaagaaagaagccTTGTTGTAGGGTCATAGGTATTCCGAGTCTTTTAAGGTACATGAAAATGCAGATGTTTAATGGTAGTTGTTGCAAAACTCGACATTACATGCATTACAAGTGTAGCTTAGATTTCATCAANNNNNNNNNNNNNNNNNNNNNNNNNNNNNNNNNNNNNNNNNNNNNNGGCTTGCTCAAATATCTTTTTCTCATATTTACACAGacaatggagaggaagagagagagagaaagagagaaagattgaatatgtttatgtttgtttaattattagttttttctcGGTACTTTTTGCattagaaaggagaaaaaggatgcACCTAGAACATTAAGATGTACTTAATTGGAATGAGCATTAATTAGATTCAGAGAAAAGGAAATTAGATATCATTTTTCAGTGCTGCGCTTGCTGAAGCGATTTTTTGTCTGAGATTGAATTTCATCgacttgaaagaaaaaacaaacaaacaccaatatGCATTGCATTataggataatttttaaaaaccttctgCTTTGCCTCTTTGTCATCACCATTGTAGATGATATTAATCATgcgtttttggttttgatttacAAGAAAATGATGTTTGAAATTGCTCAAAGTTAGGTGTATTTTGGAATCAACTCTTCACCACTCGATCTTGTGAACCGTTCTGGAAGCATGTAccttggggttgtgtttttactGCTTTTAAGGTGGAATATATAGNNNNNNNNNNNNNNNNNNNNNNNNatttacatatacgtgtatataatttgtgttgatatttagtattttttgttgttgttcctattGTAAttgtgatatatactatatttttgcttcttttttctctctctttcattctcttctaatCTGCTTTTCCTGTTGAACATTAtggtaaaaaaaggataataaattttTCTACGATTTTGTGCTATCATAAGCCTAAATTCTATTTCCTTTTACGTAGCCTTTTGTTTGCATTCTGACCTTGTTTATCTTGCAGAAAGTtgcagtagaaaaaaaatatgtattgtttTCCCATAATTTCTGTTCAGAATggataaatttttgaaaatggatGGATGTCTAAGNNNNNNNNNNNNNNNNNNNNNNNNNNNNNNNNNNNNNNNNNNNNNNNNNNNNNNNNNNNNNNNNNNNNNNNNNNNNNNNNNNNNNNNNNNNNNNNNNNNNNNNNNNNNNNNNNNNNNNNNNNNNNNNNNNNNNNNNNNNNNNNNNNNNNNNNNNNNNNNNNNNNNNNNNNNNNNNNNNNNNNNNNNNNNNNNNNNNNNNNNNNNNNNNNNNNNNNNNNNNNNNNNNNNNNNNNNNNNNNNNNNNNNNNNNNNNNNNNNNNNNNNNNNNNNNNNaaaagaaagaaaatgtattgaTAGGAAACGAAGATAATAGCATCAGTTGTTAACGACCTGTTCAAATAATCTGATATTTAGTGACGTTAGGACCGAGTCTAGAATGTTAAAGAAAATATTGTGTGTCTTCTGAAttattgttttaaagtttttttttttttcactaaagacTGGaggaaagtattttatttttattgatgataagactggtaatgatggtaataatataatagtatgtcANNNNNNNNNNNNNNNNNNNNNNNNNNNNNNNNNNNNNNATGATTGCCATTATCAttcgtactattttttttttatcattaatggtttacttatttatattaaagACGTTTTCTCTCAGTTGGCAAgaagaatattatttttatgccatgattttttaaaaagtaatttatgcCATAATGCTTTTAGAAACAATtgtatattttctcattttcaacaaGTAGAAATTTTGGATATTGGTTTTTAACATATTACATTTTAGGCTTGTATCTGCTGAAGACAATCCATTCTAATATAAAAACAGTTCATTAAAATCAATCTTGTGACGTTGTAGAGATCATAGAACTATCATGCCTAATTTTGCCTTAAAACGTTATTTTCTGTAGAGCACTACGAGTTAAAACcaatatttctatcattaattataattttctgcGGAGTAATTTTCAGTTAAAACCGAgatttttgtcataatttttttttcctcattcatttTATTGATATGCGCTCAGGGAGCTCATCAGAATGAATAAAAGCGATATAAGATACGATATCAATGTTTTATTACCCGGTGTTTTATTACAGCTTTGCAATTGAAATAATTAAAGTTCCGATGATCAAAGAATACGTTCTCCACGTATATGCAGggatttcgtttatttttaattttttggaaattcagTGTCCAGAGNNNNNNNNNNNNNNNNNNNNNNNNNNNNNNNNNNNNNNNNNNTGATAGTTTTAAGATTTTGATCTTAGTTTATGTAGATATTGTACTAATACTAATTAAAGCGAAGGATACGTATACCTATTTTTTCATGCGAAAGATGTATAAGACAGTGATACTGAAATTTTTACATGAAAGACATTTTGATAAATGACTATATACGAGAGCAATAACCTTTTCCACATTACTAAATTACATTACTAATTTTATCATTTCTAAAGTAGAAATACTTCTGCTGCAAAAAATAGCATTTTTACAACTTGCTTCCCATACGTTAATTCTATTTTAGAATATAAAGGTTAATATCTTTAATCATTATGAAAAAAGCACATTAAATTAAGCCGTAGCATTTAAGGGTTTTGCAACACTATACACTAAGCAGTTTTCACATAACATATCCAATTAAAAATACTAGTATAAAACGTCAGTTCATTACACAGAGCTTAAGACAATTGATACTtaagcaaataatatatataatgtttgttaatatatataagctCATCTTCTcttgtgtatctattatatattcatacacacatttataaatactaCTTTAAAAGACGTTGAAATGGGCACATATTTACAAAGGATATGTGCAAAAGTTGGCATTATTCATGTTAAAAACAGAGCAATGTAAGCCCTccaattataaaatgtattaaaaattatataaacagcaCATCCACATACATCACATAGAAAGTAACTACCCATCATAAGTTAAACTAAATGAGTTTCATAAAATATATCTCGCCTCGCATTAACAAGGGAAGTGTCAAAACCTACACTGATATAGAAAATCCCTCTTCATAAGGTACAAGGAAATACAGACAACAAACACATCCTTATCCACGCATATATCCAGACCTCTCGCTCTCGTCAAGTCCCTCCTCACAAGGCATAGGGAAAGGTAGTTGGGTAGCCCGAACTGGCCACGTgtagcctgtgcctggcctggGCGTCGTAGGCCATGGTAGGATTGACAGACTCGGCATAACCCCGAAGGCCAGCCACCAGCCACTTGCCCGCCTTGGACAACTNNNNNNNNNNNNNNNNNNNNNNNNNNNNNNNNNNNNNNNNNNNNNNNNNNNNNNNNNNNNNNNNNNNNNNNNNNNNNNNNNNNNNNNNNNNNNNNNNNNNNNNNNNNNTGGAGCTGTAGGTCCACTCGTTAGCTTCGTCCTGGAGGTAAAGAAATGGGAGGTAGATTGATACACAGGTTGGTAAAATGCAGAAGTACGAGATATATGGCACTAGGGAGAGGCTGACATTGAGAAGAGCAGCAATTGTAGAAAGAGACATGCCTTTATCTGACTTCACTAATGCCTCGCTATTAAACAAGAAAACCTCCCCCAACGAAGCACCACGCCCAAAATAACCCTTCAAACGCTCACCAAGTCATTATCCAATCGCTGATACGCGGCCCTGGGCGagcctccgtcccttcctccgaCAAAGCACACGAGGACCCTGCCGGCGCCCTTCAGTCCTTCCAGCGCCTTCTCGCGCGCCTCCTGCAGTCCCGGGagatccttccatctctcctgaAGATTCCTAGACTTACCGGAGACCTTGTTTCTCACCGCCTCCACGCTGCAGGTGTAGTAATGGCTCATCCTCTCCCTCGTCTCGCCCGTGGAAGTCCGCCCTTTGTNNNNNNNNNNNNNNNNNNNNNNNNNNNNNNNNGTGTCCAAGGAATTCANNNNNNNNNNNNNNNNNNNNNNNNNNNNNNNNNNNNNNNNGATGGATTCACTGGCTGCCATTTTGTATCTTAATTTTCAGCCCTGACAATGGCTCCGCTCGACATGAACACTCGCTTATTTTGATCAGAGTCTGGCTGGTTTTGATCTGTTATCCTCCGTGGTGATACGTAATCTCTCGGAAGGTAGAATATATAAACTTCTCAGTCACGTTCGCTCGTTTCCATTCTCATCGTAAAGCTTTTATATCACGGCACATGTTTAATTGGCATTGAATTAAAACGGTACCCTCTGTGTCAACAGTAAATATCTAATCACATTAAAATTACAAAGAATCACTGTCATTAAAAAAGACAAACCGTACTTGATACAACGACCGGTTGCAGTTAACACAAGCATTCAAAGAACCACATCCGAGTTTTAAAAAATCGATTATCTTGAATGAAGGCGAAAGGGTGTTAGTGTCAGCACCAGAGGCAAGTCAGGAGCGAACTGCCCTCTATACCCACATGCCCAGCAAACCCACATCACATTCATAACTAGCATTGAATTCCTAGCTTCGTACANNNNNNNNNNNNNNNNNNNNNNNNNNNNNNNNNNNNNNNNNNNNNNNNNNNNNNNNNNNNNNNNNNNNNNNNNNNNNNNNNNNNNNNNNNNNNNNNNNNNNNNNNNNNNNNNNNNNNNNNNNNNNNNNNNNNTGCCTATCAGCATCTTCCTCGTAAGTATGCACTTCCTCCAAAAGATACACAAGGAATACTTATCTTACACTTCCATCATTCCCCAAAAAAGCAAATAGACCTCGCCATCAATCGCacatagaaaataagaaagaccACCAATGTAGGCGATATTCTTGTAGAGGAACAAGTGTTTACCAACCAACAAGCTAAAGGCAACAGGCTAATCTAATCTCAAGGAGCCATTCCTTACAAACAGCATTTCGCGAAACCACCAAAGTCGTGTCCTCCGTGAAAATATATCGaagtactttttctttttctttctttttttcatttgtNNNNNNNNNNNNNNNNNNNNNNNNNNNNNNNNNNNNNNNNNNNNNNNNNNNNNNTTGAATTACATATTCTTTTATAACTAAACATAACCATACtatttaagcccccccccctaacgATTCGCCAGTCACTCAAAACCATCggcgaaaaacagaagaaaaaaaagagataggcaTTTTGCGCCCGTTTAACGTAATTCCGCTGTCGTGACGCGCATTTCGCTGAAGGGATGACTCGCAGACGTTAAAGAGGAAATCAGTTAATAAGGAAATACGTCATTGGGAGTGAGATCAATGGAAGGATTCGGAACGACCTTCTCTGGGCGTTTTCTGTTGAAGGGAACCGGGATGTCGataggggctgggggagggggggaggggcgcgcgctcgtgtgtggtACAGCAATNNNNNNNNNNNNNNNNNNNNNNNNNNNNNNNNNNNNNNNNNNNNNNNNNNNNNNNNNNNNNNNNNNNNNNNTACAGNNNNNNNNNNNNNNNNNNNNNNNNNNNNNNNNNNNNNNNNNNNNNNNNNNNNNNNNNNNNNNNNNNNNNNNNNNNNNCACACACACATGACAGAcaaaaagaacgagagggagataCAGAATGCTGATATACAGATTTCCTTCCACGAAAGCCTACCACAACCATCNNNNNNNNNNNNNNNNNNNNNNNNNNNNNNNNNNNNNNNNNNNNNNNNNNNNNNNNNNNNNNNNNNNNNNNNNNNNNNNNNNNNNNNNNNNNNNNNNNNNNNNNNNNNNNNNNNNNNNNNNNNNNTCTGCCGGACCTGGTCAGTCAACTGGTCATTACCACGAGACCAAACCAAGCAAACAATCTTGCTTACGTCCTTGATCTTATCAATGTTCTGTTTACGTTTTCCTTTCAGCCGCTGCGAGCCAAGCGTAGAGGTTATTATAGTGAAATTTATGAATAAGTACAACAAGGAATTTTGATGAAGACATTCAAGAAGACCTGGATGGTTAATTATCATAAAGTATTAGATTCAGTAACGAGTGATTATAGCAATTAATTACATATCCAGTGTTCACATGNNNNNNNNNNNNNNNNNNNNNNNNNNNNNNNNNNNNNNNNNNNNNNNNNNNNNNNNNNNNNNNNNNNNNNNNNNNNNNNNNNNNNNNNNNNNNNNNNNNNNNNNNNNNNNNNNNNNNNNNNNNNNNNNNNNNNNNNNNNNNNNNNNNNNNNNNNNNNNNNNNNNNNNNNNNNNNNNNNNNNNNNNNNNNNNNNNNNNNNNNNNNNNNNNNNNNNNNNNNNNNNNNNNNNNNNNNNNNNNNNNNNNNNNNNNNNNNNNNNNNNNNNNNNNNNNNNNNNNNNNNNNNNNNNNNNNNNNNNNNNNNNNNNNNNNNNNNNNNNNNNNNNNNNNNNNNNNNNNNNNNNNNNNNNNNNNNNNNNNNNNNNNNNNNNNNNNNNNNNNNNNNNNNNNNNNNNNNNNNNNNNNNNNNNNNNNNNNNNNNNNNNNNNNNNNNNNNNNNNNNNNNNNNNNNNNNNNNNNNNNNNNNNNNNNNNNNNNNNNNNNNNNNNNNNNNNNNNNNNNNNNNNNNNNNNNNNNNNNNNNNNNNNNNNNNNNNNNNNNNNNNNNNNNNNNNNNNNNNNNNNNNNNNNNNNNNNNNNNNNNNNNNNNNNNNNNNNNNNNNNNNNNNNNNNNNNNNNNNNNNNNNNNNNNNNNNNNNNNNNNNNNNNNNNNNNNNNNNNNNNNNNNNNNNNNNNNNNNNNNNNNNNNNNNNNNNNNNNNNNNNNNNNNNNNNNNNNNNNNNNNNNNNNNNNNNNNNNNNNNNNNNNNNNNNNNNNNNNNNNNNNNNNNNNNNNNNNNNNNNNNNNNNNNNNNNNNNNNNNNNNNNNNNNNNNNNNNNNNNNNNNNNNNNNNNNNNNNNNNNNNNNNNNNNNNNNNNNNNNNNNNNNNNNNNNNNNNNNNNNNNNNNNNNNNNNNNNNNNNNNNNNNNNNNNNNNNNNNNNNNNNNNNNNNNNNNNNNNNNNNNNNNNNNNNNNNNNNNNNNNNNNNNNNNNNNNNNNNNNNNNNNNNNNNNNNNNNNNNNNNNNNNNNNNNNNNNNNNNNNNNNNNNNNNNNNNNNNNNNNNNNNNNNNNNNNNNNNNNNNNNNNNNNNNNNNNNNNNNNNNNNNNNNNNNNNNNNNNNNNNNNNNNNNNNNNNNNNNNNNNNNNNNNNNNNNNNNNNNNNNNNNNNNNNNNNNNCCGTATTCCACGGCACATCTCTTCATCTCTGGAAAGCAAGCACATCTGATTGCATGTGATTCATAGCCTGAATCTTGCCATTGGCTAAAGACAAATACGATTTTAATGAAAGCCTTCCTCTAAGAAACAAAACTCGAATACGCGACCCGGATAGAGTGAGCATGTAGGTATAGTAGAAGAACCgattttcaatgattttttttcctgttatttaaaCTCTTCGATGTGGAATTATGTTTTGGTATTACACAGATATTAAGATCTCATCTAATCCTaccaaaaaaataaccaaataggCATAATTAAAGTTCCCAGCATTCTTATTCAAACCACTCGATCACAGCGCACATAACATCACCCGGAAATAAGGAACAATACCTTGAATCGCAGAACAGCACAAAAGATTTTTTGAATTTGTTCTCGAATAACACTCATTTACCAGGAAGACATACGAAGCCACTTGATAAGAGAGGGGGATTCATGATTGAGTTGAGTCACTGCTATCAAGACTCGATAATCAGGAGACACGAGGAGGGAAAACACAGAACGGCGTCggttctatttttgtgtgtgtgttttttctatgaGTGCCTAGTGCGAGGACTTATTATTGGGTGATTTGGTAGGTTAGNNNNNNNNNNNNNNNNNNNNNNNNNNNNNNNNNNNNNNNNNNNNNNNNNNNNNNNNNNNNNNNNNNNNNNNNNNNNNNNNNNNNNNNNNNNNNNNNNNNNNNNNNNNNNNNNNNNNNNNNNNNNNNNNNNNNNNNNNNNNNNNNNNNNNNNNNNNNNNNNNNNNNNNNNNNNNNNNNNNNNNNNNNNNNNNNNNNNNNNNNNNNNNNNNNNNNNNNNNNNNNNNNNNNNNNNNNNNNNNNNNNNNNNNNNNNNNNNNNNNNNNNNNNNNNNNNNNNNNNNNNNNNNNNNNNNNNNNNNNNNNNNNNNNNNNNNNNNNNNNNNNNNNNNNNNNNNNNNNNNNNNNNNNNNNNNNNNNNNNNNNNNNNNNNNNNNNNNNNNNNNNNNNNNNNNNNNNNNNNNNNNNNNNNNNNNNNNNNNNNNNNNNNNNNNNNNNNNNNNNNNNNNNNNNNNNNNNNNNNNNNNNNNNATTTTCGTCATGATAACTTTTCTCATGACTTCTCATGAGATAATGATGCATGTCCATGGAACCAGACCTATTAGAGGAAATAAAAAGTGTTGGcagcataaaaaaagagagaaaagaaacagaaataataaaaaaggaattacaaGGGAAAGCAATTGACCAGttaatctcttttttatttttttattggctgTGTTGCCGTGAGGATGTTTTGAGCAGGTTGGCgatcacacgcacgcatgcacacacatccatGCTTAAAATATTTGACTATTTCTTTTAGTAAAAACACATNNNNNNNNNNNNNNNNNNNNNNNNNNNNNNNNNNNNNNNNNNNNNNNNNNNNNNNNNNNNNNNNNNNNNNNNNNNNNNNNNNNNNNNNNNNNNNNNNNNNNNNNNNNNNNNNNNNNNNNNNNNNNNNNNNNNNNNNNNNNNNNNNNNNNNNNNNNNNNNNNNNNNNNNNNNNNNNNNNNNNNNNNNNNNNNNNNNNNNNNNNNNNNNNNNNNNNNNNNNNNNNNNNNNNNNNNNNNNNNNNNNNNNNNNNNNNNNNNNNNNNNNNNNNNNNNNNNNNNNNNNNNNNNNNNNNNNNNNNNNNNNNNNNNNNNNNNNNNNNNNNNNNNNNNNNNNNNNNNNNNNNNNNNNNNNNNNNNNNNNNNNNNNNNNNNNNNNNNNNNNNNNNNNNNNNNNNNNNNNNNNNNNNNNNNNNNNNNNNNNNNNNNNNNNNNNNNNNNNNNNNNNNNNNNNNNNNNNNNNNNNNNNNNNNNNNNNNNNNNNNNNNNNNNNNNNNNNNNNNNNNNNNNNNNNNNNNNNNNNNNNNNNNNNNNNNNNNNNNNNNNNNNNNNNNNNNNNNNNNNNNNNNNNNNNNNNNNNNNNNNNNNNNNNNNNNNNNNNNNNNNNNNNNNNNNNNNNNNNNNNNNNNNNNNNNNNNNNNNNNNNNNNNNNNNNNNNNNNNNNNNNNNNNNNNNNNNNNNNNNNNNNNNNNNNNNNNNNNNNNNNNNNNNNNNNNNNNNNNNNNNNNNNNNNNNNNNNNNNNNNNNNNNNNNNNNNNNNNNNNNNNNNNNNNNNNNNNNNNNNNNNNNNNNNNNNNNNNNNNNNNNNNNNNNNNNNNNNNNNNNNNNNNNNNNNNNNNNNNNNNNNNNNNNNNNNNNNNNNNNNNNNNNNNNNNNNNNNNNNNNNNNNNNNNNNNNNNNNNNNNNNNNNNNNNNNNNNNNNNNNNNNNNNNNNNNNNNNNNNNNNNNNNNNNNNNNNNNNNNNNNNNNNNNNNNNNNNNNNNNNNNNNNNNNNNNNNNNNNNNNNNNNNNNNNNNNNNNNNNNNNNNNNNNNNNNNNNNNNNNNNNNNNNNNNNNNNNNNNNNNNNNNNNNNNNNNNNNNNN includes:
- the LOC119592742 gene encoding uncharacterized protein LOC119592742 (The sequence of the model RefSeq protein was modified relative to this genomic sequence to represent the inferred CDS: added 196 bases not found in genome assembly) translates to MAASESISYPSSSSSSASSSLNSLDTALRDALARALDKGRTSTGETRERMSHYYTCSVEAVRNKVSGKSRNLQERWKDLPGLQEAREKALEGLKGAGRVLVCFVGGRDGGSPRAAYQRLDNDLDEANEWTYSSTSPTTSPSTSSSPSPSSSSSTSPSDPLPRLRARVALELSKAGKWLVAGLRGYAESVNPTMAYDAQARHRLHVASSGYPTTFPYAL